The following is a genomic window from Amphiura filiformis chromosome 4, Afil_fr2py, whole genome shotgun sequence.
ACGTCCGCAATGAACCCATAAAAGGGGTGTATTTTGAACCACATTCATCATTTTTTGAACTGACAAGAAAGCATAATGTCTGGAcgtggtaaaggaggaaaagGACTCGGAAAGGGAGGCGCCAAGCGTCACCGTAAGGTGTTGCGTGATAACATCCAGGGTATCACCAAGCCTGCTATCCGCCGTTTGGCTCGCCGTGGTGGTGTCAAACGCATCTCTGGTCTTATCTACGAAGAGACCCGCGGTGTCTTGAAGGTGTTCCTCGAGAACGTCATCCGTGATGCCGTTACATACTGCGAGCACGCCAAGAGAAAGACCGTCACAGCAATGGACGTTGTCTACGCTCTGAAACGCCAGGGACGTACTCTGTACGGATTCGGCGGTTAGATTGTTACGTCTTAAATAACACAAAAacggctcttttaagagccaccagAACTTCTAAAAAGAGACCAATTGGCTATTTATGTCAAAGCTATGTTATCCATGAAAAACTGCaggtaatattaaaattttacagatACATTATTCGCATGTTCGCATGTatgtattaattattataatataaatgctCGGTATCGATATTAACTAATACAATATATTCATGCACGGTTGAatctgctttgttttgttttagcaGTTTTGATAATTATAATCGATATTCTGTTAATCCCACCAAAAGTTTCGCGTCTTTTTGTGGAAACGAAATAAAAACAGATGCATGTCATTTTCTGGTAGATGTTTGTTTCATTATAATAGTGTAAATAACTTGACTACGGTTCTGTGAATTTgaattcattcatatattttcggTAAGATGCACAAagctaatgaaaaatgacaatcTTTATATAAAAGTTCCCAGTTCATTTAAAAATATGCTCAAACCTATCAAGAAAGATTTTTAATGGTATCTTATTCAATTTTGCTAGATCAATTATTAATATTGTAATTCATAACGTTCCCGCGATTCGATTCCTTGTTGTCATATTTATACGAATACCAATGTTATTGATTTAACTACATGAATTGATTACGGATATCAAATTATGGCAACACAAACCAAATGTTTTGGCGGGACCTTTTCTTTTGACAGAATATATTCATCATGGTTATCATAATAAGGGTTATGTAGTTctaaatgtttcaattttttatgATTACAAAAAACGACCGACTGCATAAATTACCCCTATTATATAAAATAAGTTTACTCTCCaagcatttaccatgtttacttttatatcaaaatatgatTATAAAAAGTGAACTGAGTTATCACCGAAACATGCCAATATCTCTTTTTGGAAGATatggtggctcttaaaagagcctTTGGGTTTGATAGTCGGTACACTATTTACTTGGAGGTAGTGTACTTGGTGACAGCCTTGGTGCCTTCGCTCACGGCGTGCTTGGCCAGCTCACCAGGCAAGAGAAGACGGACAGCAGTCTGGATCTCGCGGCTGCTGATGGTTGCCTTCTTGTTGTAGTTAGCCAAACGGGAAGACTCGCCAGCGATGCGCTCGAAGATATCGTTAACAAAGCTGTTCATGATGCTCATGGCCTTGCTGGAGATACCAGTG
Proteins encoded in this region:
- the LOC140149792 gene encoding late histone H2B.2.1-like, producing the protein MPAKTSGKGAKKAGKAKGRPATGTRRRRRKESYGIYIYKVLKQVHPDTGISSKAMSIMNSFVNDIFERIAGESSRLANYNKKATISSREIQTAVRLLLPGELAKHAVSEGTKAVTKYTTSK
- the LOC140149791 gene encoding histone H4, whose protein sequence is MSGRGKGGKGLGKGGAKRHRKVLRDNIQGITKPAIRRLARRGGVKRISGLIYEETRGVLKVFLENVIRDAVTYCEHAKRKTVTAMDVVYALKRQGRTLYGFGG